A window from Rana temporaria chromosome 8, aRanTem1.1, whole genome shotgun sequence encodes these proteins:
- the LOC120910622 gene encoding gastrula zinc finger protein XlCGF17.1-like — MEDEDITGDCGGEKTMSSTMDGGLHSVDRPWNPSDSKQRRTVRGGARIKEEGEFSHPEYGENSCPELSYSSRKRPHKSDKIRICSDCGKCFLYRSEFIRHQRSHTGEKPYSCSVCGKRFTIKSNLTKHERNHTGNKAYFCPDCGKCFSHKSELLRHHRTHTGEKPYACLQCGKYFSQKSNLSKHKRMHMGEKALICSECGKYFLHKSELIRHLRSHTGEKPYSCPDCGRCFSLKANLKTHQRNQLGKKSHSRS; from the coding sequence atggaagatgaggacatcacaggagaTTGTGGAGGAGAAAAGACAATGAGCTCCACTATGGATGGAGGACTTCACAGTGTGGATAGACCGTGGAATCCCTCCGACTCTAAGCAACGTCGTACTGTGAGGGGTGGGGCCAGAATCAAGGAGGAGGGGGAATTTTCCCATCCTGAATATGGGGAAAATTCTTGCCCTGAATTAAGTTATTCGTCACGGAAGAGACCTCACAAGAGTGATAAGATTCGTATCTGTTCTGATTGCGGCAAATGCTTTTTATATAGATCGGAGTTCATCaggcatcagagatctcacacgggggaaaagccgtattcctgttctgtgtGTGGAAAACGTTTTACAATCAAATCAAACCTAACGAAACACGAGAGAAATCACACGGGCAATAAGGCATATTTCTGCCCTgattgtgggaaatgtttttcccaTAAATCAGAACTACTCAGACATCACAGAacccacacgggggagaagccgtatgccTGCCTTCAGTGCGGGAAATATTTTTcgcagaagtccaatctttccaagcATAAGAGAATGCACATGGGCGAGAAGGCGCTtatctgttctgagtgcgggaaatatttTCTCCATAAATCTGAGCTGATCAGACATCTtaggtctcacacgggggagaagccgtactcATGCCCTGATTGCGGGAGATGTTTTTCACTCAAGGCCAATCTGAAAACGCATCAGAGGAATCAGCTGGGTAAGAAGTCACATTCCCGTTCTTAA